In a genomic window of Streptomyces sp. NBC_01142:
- a CDS encoding winged helix DNA-binding domain-containing protein — protein sequence MTTRTVTWTQANARRLMRQGLAAPAERSPAEITGAMLGAHAQVLSAAEASVALRLAGGSTRSDVREALWTDSSLVKTYGPRGTVHLLPAADLPMWTGALSAIPAGPNTMPAGLRLTGEQTDQIVAAVGDALADAELTIDELTEAIVERTGPWARDPGFEAFQGEWPRWRQSMHTAAHRGVLRFAPNRGRRATYTSPGVTPMDGPAALDELVHRYVYAYGPATPQHFAKWLAAPKGWAAGLFASLTSEGRIEEVAFEGGPAWVAAGDTAFGEEPARGVRLLPYFDAYIIASQPRELLFPGDAYERALAGGQAGNFPVVLVDGTVAGVWHQRRSGRRIAVTVEPIGGALSTAARRRELERQVERLGEVLEAKPELTVGKVTVGAHA from the coding sequence ATGACGACGCGCACTGTGACGTGGACCCAGGCCAACGCCCGCCGCCTGATGCGGCAGGGGCTCGCCGCCCCCGCCGAGCGCTCCCCCGCCGAGATCACCGGCGCCATGCTCGGCGCGCATGCACAGGTGCTGTCCGCCGCCGAGGCGTCCGTCGCGCTGCGGCTGGCGGGCGGCTCCACCCGCTCCGATGTACGCGAGGCGCTGTGGACGGACAGCAGCCTGGTGAAGACGTACGGCCCCCGCGGCACCGTCCATCTGCTGCCGGCGGCCGATCTGCCGATGTGGACCGGGGCACTGTCCGCGATCCCCGCCGGCCCGAACACCATGCCCGCCGGTCTGCGCCTGACCGGCGAGCAGACGGATCAGATCGTCGCCGCCGTCGGGGACGCCCTCGCGGATGCCGAACTCACCATCGACGAACTGACCGAGGCGATCGTCGAGCGCACCGGCCCGTGGGCCAGGGATCCGGGGTTCGAGGCCTTCCAAGGCGAGTGGCCGCGCTGGCGGCAGTCGATGCACACGGCCGCACACCGCGGGGTGCTCCGCTTCGCGCCCAACCGCGGCCGCAGGGCGACGTACACCAGCCCCGGTGTCACACCGATGGACGGACCGGCCGCGCTCGACGAACTCGTACACCGCTATGTGTACGCGTACGGGCCCGCGACACCGCAGCACTTCGCCAAGTGGCTGGCCGCGCCGAAGGGGTGGGCTGCCGGGCTGTTCGCTTCCCTGACGAGCGAGGGGCGGATCGAGGAGGTGGCGTTCGAGGGCGGCCCGGCGTGGGTGGCGGCGGGCGATACCGCGTTCGGGGAGGAGCCGGCGCGGGGTGTGCGGCTGCTGCCGTACTTCGACGCGTACATCATCGCCTCGCAGCCGCGGGAGCTGCTCTTTCCCGGCGATGCCTACGAGCGGGCGCTGGCCGGCGGGCAGGCCGGGAACTTCCCGGTGGTGCTCGTGGACGGGACCGTCGCCGGAGTGTGGCACCAGCGGCGGTCGGGGCGGCGGATCGCGGTGACCGTGGAGCCGATCGGCGGCGCGCTGAGTACGGCCGCCCGGCGTCGCGAGCTGGAGCGGCAGGTGGAGCGACTCGGTGAAGTGCTGGAGGCGAAGCCGGAGTTGACGGTGGGGAAGGTGACGGTCGGGGCCCATGCCTGA
- a CDS encoding helix-turn-helix domain-containing protein: MAKVRTSYSCGLDAAVDVVGGKWKPLILWALHDGTHRFGELKRHVAGVSEKMLIQQLRELEADGIVHREVYREVPPRVEYSLTELGQALNTALLPLGEWGDTFMAQILANKVKGATA; the protein is encoded by the coding sequence GTGGCCAAGGTAAGGACTTCCTACAGCTGCGGTCTCGACGCGGCGGTCGACGTCGTCGGCGGAAAGTGGAAGCCGCTCATCCTGTGGGCGCTGCACGACGGGACGCACCGATTCGGGGAGCTGAAGCGCCATGTGGCCGGTGTCAGCGAGAAGATGCTGATCCAGCAGCTGCGCGAGCTGGAGGCGGACGGCATCGTGCACCGCGAGGTGTACCGGGAGGTCCCGCCCCGCGTCGAGTACTCCCTCACCGAGCTCGGTCAGGCCCTCAACACCGCCCTGCTGCCCCTGGGTGAATGGGGCGACACCTTCATGGCGCAGATTCTCGCCAACAAGGTGAAGGGGGCCACGGCCTGA
- the mgrA gene encoding L-glyceraldehyde 3-phosphate reductase, with amino-acid sequence MTDSPSYRADANRYEAMEYRRTGRSGLKLPALSLGLWHNFGDDRALDSQRAILRRAFDLGVTHFDLANNYGPPPGSAELNFGKLFAQDFAPYRDELVISTKAGYFMHPGPYGEWGSRKYLLSSLDASLKRMGVDYVDIFYSHRFDPHTPLEETMGALASAVKQGKALYVGVSSYNAEQTDEAARLLKEMGVPALIHQPSYSMINRWIEDDGLLDTLEGAGMGCISFVPLAQGLLTGKYLKGIPEGSRATQGKSLDPDLLSGDVVRRLNGLNDIAARRGQSLAQLAIAWVLRDERMTSALIGASSVQQLEENVAALAGPPLSAEELKEIDTFAVDTAGTNIWAGRS; translated from the coding sequence GTGACTGATTCCCCTTCCTACCGAGCAGACGCGAACCGCTACGAGGCGATGGAGTACCGCCGTACCGGCCGCTCCGGGCTCAAGCTCCCCGCGCTCTCCCTCGGCCTCTGGCACAACTTCGGCGACGACCGCGCCCTCGACTCGCAGCGCGCGATCCTGCGCCGCGCCTTCGACCTGGGTGTGACGCACTTCGACCTGGCGAACAACTACGGTCCGCCGCCCGGTTCCGCCGAGCTCAACTTCGGCAAGCTCTTTGCTCAGGATTTTGCCCCCTACCGTGACGAACTGGTCATTTCGACCAAGGCGGGCTATTTCATGCACCCCGGGCCCTACGGCGAGTGGGGTTCGCGGAAGTACCTGCTCTCCTCGCTCGACGCGTCCCTGAAGCGGATGGGAGTGGACTACGTCGACATCTTCTACTCCCACCGCTTCGACCCGCACACCCCGCTCGAAGAGACGATGGGCGCTCTGGCCTCCGCCGTGAAGCAGGGCAAGGCGCTGTACGTGGGTGTGTCGTCGTACAACGCGGAGCAGACCGACGAGGCGGCCCGGCTGCTGAAGGAGATGGGCGTCCCGGCTCTCATCCACCAGCCCTCGTACTCCATGATCAACCGCTGGATCGAGGACGACGGGCTCCTCGACACGCTGGAGGGCGCCGGCATGGGCTGCATCTCCTTCGTGCCGCTCGCCCAGGGCCTGCTCACCGGCAAGTACCTCAAGGGCATCCCCGAGGGCTCGCGGGCCACGCAGGGCAAGTCCCTGGACCCGGATCTGCTCTCCGGCGATGTCGTACGGCGGCTGAACGGACTGAACGACATCGCGGCCCGGCGCGGGCAGTCCCTCGCCCAGCTGGCGATCGCCTGGGTGCTGCGGGACGAGCGGATGACCTCCGCACTGATCGGCGCCTCCAGTGTGCAGCAGCTGGAGGAGAACGTCGCGGCGCTGGCCGGACCGCCCCTGAGTGCCGAGGAGTTGAAGGAGATCGACACCTTCGCCGTGGACACCGCGGGCACGAACATCTGGGCCGGGCGGAGCTGA
- a CDS encoding isoprenyl transferase, whose protein sequence is MNLRDLVYGLYARRVEGRLDHAQVPKHIGVILDGNRRWAKASGGTAAQGHKAGADKISEFLGWCHETDVRVVTLWMLSTDNFDRPEEELIPLLGIIEDTVRGLAADGRWRVHHVGTLDLLPDRTQSVLKEAEQATAGIDGILVNVAVGYGGRQEIADAVRSLLLEHADKGTSFEELAEIVDVEHISEHLYTRGQPDPDLVIRTSGEQRLSGFMLWQSAHSEYYFCEVFWPAFRKVDFLRALRDYAARHRRYGS, encoded by the coding sequence GTGAACCTGCGCGACCTGGTGTACGGGCTCTACGCGCGCCGGGTGGAGGGCCGCCTCGACCACGCCCAGGTGCCCAAGCACATCGGCGTCATCCTCGACGGCAACCGTCGCTGGGCCAAGGCATCGGGCGGTACGGCCGCGCAGGGCCACAAGGCCGGAGCCGACAAGATCTCCGAGTTTCTCGGCTGGTGCCACGAGACCGATGTCAGGGTCGTCACGCTGTGGATGCTGTCCACGGACAACTTCGACCGGCCCGAGGAGGAGCTGATTCCGCTCCTCGGCATCATCGAGGACACGGTGCGCGGCCTCGCCGCGGACGGCCGCTGGCGCGTGCACCACGTGGGCACGCTGGACCTGCTGCCCGACCGCACCCAGTCCGTACTGAAGGAAGCCGAGCAGGCCACCGCCGGTATCGACGGAATACTCGTGAATGTCGCGGTGGGCTACGGCGGCCGCCAGGAGATCGCGGACGCCGTACGCTCCCTGCTCCTGGAGCACGCCGACAAGGGCACGAGCTTCGAGGAGCTCGCCGAGATCGTCGACGTCGAGCACATCTCCGAGCACCTCTACACGCGCGGGCAGCCCGATCCCGACCTCGTCATCCGCACCAGCGGCGAGCAGCGTCTGTCCGGATTCATGCTCTGGCAGAGCGCCCACTCGGAGTACTACTTCTGCGAAGTCTTCTGGCCGGCCTTCCGCAAGGTCGACTTCCTGCGCGCGCTGCGCGACTACGCGGCGCGCCACCGCCGCTACGGCTCCTGA
- a CDS encoding PhoH family protein, translating into MVNSTKRRMPDRRTYVLDTSVLLADPSALTRFEEHEVVLPIVVITELEAKRHHPELGYFARQALRLLDDFRIRFGRLDAPIPLGDLGGTLRVELNHSDPGVLPAGFRLGDNDSRILAVARNLQAEGYDVTVVSKDLPLRIKASSVGLLAEEYRAELAITDSGWTGMAELPLSAEQVDLLYGEETLYVPEVAELPVHTGLVLQSERGKALGRVSVEGNVKLVRGDREAFGIHGRSAEQRIALDLLLDPDVGIVSLGGRAGTGKSALALCAGLEAVLERRQHQKVMVFRPLYAVGGQELGYLPGTEAEKMSPWAQAVFDTLSAVAGREVIEEVLGRGMLEVLPLTHIRGRSLHDAFVIVDEAQSLERNVLLTVLSRIGANSRVVLTHDVAQRDNLRVGRYDGVVAVVEKLKGHPLFAHVTLTRSERSQIAALVTEMLEEGQI; encoded by the coding sequence GTGGTGAACAGCACAAAGCGCCGCATGCCCGACAGGCGCACCTACGTTCTCGACACCAGCGTCCTGCTGGCCGATCCCAGCGCCCTGACCCGTTTCGAGGAGCATGAAGTCGTGCTCCCGATCGTGGTGATCACGGAGCTGGAGGCCAAGAGGCACCATCCGGAGCTCGGCTATTTCGCCCGTCAGGCGCTGCGCCTGCTGGACGACTTCCGTATCCGGTTCGGCCGCCTCGACGCCCCCATCCCGCTGGGCGACCTGGGCGGCACGCTGCGTGTCGAGCTCAACCACTCCGATCCCGGCGTCCTTCCGGCCGGCTTCCGATTGGGGGACAACGACTCACGGATTCTGGCGGTTGCGCGCAATCTGCAGGCCGAGGGGTACGACGTCACCGTCGTCTCGAAGGACCTGCCTCTCCGTATCAAGGCCTCGTCCGTCGGCCTGCTGGCCGAGGAGTACCGGGCGGAGCTGGCCATCACCGACTCCGGCTGGACCGGTATGGCCGAACTGCCCCTTTCCGCCGAACAGGTGGACCTGCTGTACGGCGAGGAGACGCTGTACGTTCCCGAGGTGGCGGAACTGCCCGTCCACACCGGTCTGGTCCTGCAGTCCGAGCGCGGCAAGGCGCTGGGCCGCGTCTCGGTCGAGGGCAACGTCAAGCTGGTGCGAGGCGACCGTGAGGCCTTCGGCATCCACGGACGCAGCGCCGAGCAGCGCATCGCCCTCGATCTGCTGCTCGACCCGGACGTCGGCATCGTCTCGCTGGGCGGCCGGGCCGGCACCGGCAAGTCGGCGCTGGCGCTCTGCGCGGGCCTCGAGGCGGTCCTGGAGCGCAGGCAGCATCAGAAGGTGATGGTCTTCCGGCCGTTGTACGCCGTGGGCGGGCAGGAGCTCGGCTATCTGCCGGGCACCGAGGCCGAGAAGATGAGCCCCTGGGCGCAGGCGGTCTTCGACACTCTCTCGGCCGTGGCGGGCCGTGAAGTGATCGAGGAGGTGCTGGGACGCGGCATGCTCGAGGTGCTGCCGCTCACCCACATCCGCGGCCGCTCGCTGCACGACGCGTTCGTCATCGTCGACGAGGCCCAGTCCCTGGAGCGGAACGTCCTGTTGACTGTTCTGTCCCGTATCGGGGCGAATTCCCGGGTTGTCCTGACGCATGACGTGGCACAACGGGACAATCTCCGCGTCGGCCGCTATGACGGAGTCGTTGCCGTCGTCGAGAAGTTGAAGGGCCATCCGCTCTTCGCGCACGTCACCCTCACCCGCTCCGAGCGTTCGCAGATCGCCGCGCTCGTGACCGAAATGCTGGAGGAAGGGCAGATCTAG
- a CDS encoding transglycosylase SLT domain-containing protein yields MSRISVRGFAVASATAVTTVGAVVGVASGNTLPSNADGDTLEATAADTTLLADIPMGEQAQVQVSSLSQQADAQAAAADAAAKKSAEESARIQAAKTAKAKKEAAQEAEAEAEREREAEEARANRDSVRDASSFSAKGSYTVAEVQAMARQMIPADQFQCFSNIVDHESTWNYQAQNPSSGAYGLVQALPGSKMSSAGADWQTNPATQIKWGLNYMNERYDSPCGAWSFWQANHWY; encoded by the coding sequence GTGAGCCGGATCTCGGTCCGGGGATTCGCCGTGGCATCAGCTACTGCGGTCACCACCGTCGGAGCCGTCGTGGGCGTTGCGTCGGGCAACACCCTGCCCTCGAACGCCGACGGCGACACCCTCGAGGCGACTGCAGCCGACACGACGCTCCTCGCAGACATACCCATGGGCGAGCAGGCCCAGGTTCAGGTCTCGTCCCTGTCGCAGCAGGCCGACGCACAGGCCGCTGCCGCAGACGCTGCCGCGAAGAAGTCCGCTGAGGAATCGGCCCGTATCCAGGCTGCCAAGACCGCCAAGGCGAAGAAGGAAGCCGCCCAGGAGGCCGAGGCGGAGGCCGAGCGCGAGCGTGAGGCCGAGGAGGCGCGGGCCAACCGTGACTCCGTGCGCGACGCTTCGAGCTTCTCCGCGAAGGGCTCCTACACCGTCGCCGAGGTCCAGGCGATGGCACGGCAGATGATTCCCGCCGACCAGTTCCAGTGCTTCAGCAACATCGTGGACCACGAGTCCACCTGGAACTACCAGGCGCAGAACCCGTCTTCCGGTGCCTACGGTCTCGTCCAGGCACTGCCGGGCTCGAAGATGTCCTCGGCCGGCGCCGACTGGCAGACCAACCCGGCAACCCAGATCAAGTGGGGCCTGAACTACATGAACGAACGCTACGACAGCCCTTGTGGCGCGTGGTCGTTCTGGCAGGCCAACCACTGGTACTAG
- a CDS encoding AI-2E family transporter yields the protein MSKAPGWLGRLGAGLTRMGEYWDERRSEAAADDVPVVAAPAPESVPPPPAYAPAVAARPDPVAAIPWGMRVAAEAGWRLLVLAGTLWVLMRIISAVQLVVLAFVAALLVTAMLQPTVARLKRLGLPRGLATAVTAIAGFVVMGLVGWFVVWQVMDNLDNLSDRVRDGIEELKRWLLDSPFHVTESQINDIAKNLSDTIGTNTEEITSAGLQGVTVMVEVLTGILLAMFSTLFLLYDGKRIWQWTLKLVPAQAREGVAGAGPRAWRTLTAYVRGTVIVALIDAIFIGIGIYFLDVPMAVPLAVFIFLFAFIPLVGAVISGALAVVVALVTQGVFTALMVLIVVLAVQQLEGHVLQPFILGRAVRVHPLAVVLAVAAGGLTAGIGGAVVAVPLVAVTNTVVGYLRAYGTEQALRGTPPPHGATAVEIASTPAPAPAPESAPPTGERD from the coding sequence ATGTCGAAAGCGCCAGGATGGCTCGGTCGGCTGGGCGCCGGGCTGACCCGGATGGGAGAGTACTGGGACGAGCGCCGTAGCGAAGCCGCGGCGGACGACGTCCCGGTGGTCGCTGCCCCCGCCCCGGAGAGCGTGCCGCCGCCGCCCGCGTACGCCCCCGCCGTCGCCGCCAGACCCGACCCGGTCGCCGCGATCCCCTGGGGGATGCGCGTCGCCGCCGAGGCCGGCTGGCGGCTGCTCGTACTGGCAGGCACGCTCTGGGTGTTGATGCGGATCATCAGCGCCGTACAGCTGGTGGTGCTCGCCTTTGTCGCGGCGCTGCTCGTCACCGCGATGCTCCAGCCCACCGTGGCCCGGCTGAAGAGACTCGGCCTGCCGCGCGGGCTGGCCACCGCCGTCACCGCGATCGCCGGCTTCGTCGTCATGGGTCTGGTCGGCTGGTTCGTGGTCTGGCAGGTCATGGACAACCTCGACAACCTCTCCGACCGGGTCAGGGACGGTATCGAGGAGCTCAAGCGCTGGCTCCTCGACAGCCCGTTCCATGTCACCGAGTCGCAGATCAACGACATCGCGAAGAACCTCAGCGACACGATCGGCACCAACACCGAGGAGATCACCTCCGCGGGTCTGCAGGGCGTCACGGTGATGGTCGAGGTCCTCACCGGCATACTGCTGGCGATGTTCTCCACGCTCTTCCTGCTGTACGACGGGAAGCGCATCTGGCAGTGGACGCTGAAACTGGTCCCGGCGCAGGCCCGTGAGGGAGTCGCCGGTGCGGGTCCGCGCGCCTGGCGCACCCTGACCGCCTATGTACGCGGCACGGTGATAGTGGCCCTGATCGACGCGATCTTCATCGGTATCGGCATCTACTTCCTCGATGTGCCGATGGCAGTGCCGCTCGCCGTCTTCATCTTCCTGTTCGCCTTCATCCCGCTCGTCGGTGCGGTCATCTCCGGCGCGCTGGCGGTCGTCGTCGCGCTGGTCACCCAGGGCGTGTTCACCGCGCTGATGGTGCTGATCGTCGTCCTCGCCGTACAGCAGCTCGAAGGGCATGTGCTGCAGCCCTTCATCCTGGGCCGCGCGGTCCGCGTCCATCCCCTCGCCGTCGTCCTCGCGGTCGCGGCGGGCGGACTGACCGCCGGTATCGGCGGCGCGGTGGTCGCGGTGCCGCTGGTGGCGGTGACCAACACCGTGGTCGGCTATCTGCGCGCGTACGGCACGGAGCAGGCTCTGCGCGGTACGCCGCCGCCGCACGG